In the genome of Mucilaginibacter sp. 14171R-50, the window GGGTCAGCGGTACGGACGGCAGCCATGGCCATGACCTTTACCTGAGCCAGAACAATGCTGTGATCAATGGCGGGCCGGTTGCGGCCAATGGCAAGATCCATCAGAACGGCAAGGTCGTTTTTAAATGGGCGGTACAGCACATGAGCCAGAAATTGCTGGAACTGATGGAAATCAACCGGATGCTGCCGGATGAGCTGGATTGGGTCATCCTGCATAGCGCCAACATGCGGATCATTGAAGCCGTGGCCGCAGCCACCGGTTTTCCCCTTAGCCGGATGCTGACGAGCATTGAATTATACGGGAATACCTCCGCAGCTTCCATTCCGCTGGCCTGGGACCTGGCTGTCCGTTCAGGCAAATTAAAAAAAGGAGATAAAGCCTTGCTTTTGGGATTCGGCGGCGGGCTGACCTATGCCGGTGTGATCATTGAGGTTTAAAGCAGTGATAGCCGAACCCATAAACTGCATCAGGAATAATTGTGTTTCTTAATGTGAAAATGGCTGATGACGGCCTTTCCGATCTGCTGGATCAGTTCGGAATCAAATTCAGCGTTACCCATTTCGTGGTTTTCCACCCAGGTATCCGCCGCATCCAGGTGAATTTTACAGTTTATGCCTTCCAAAAGGACTTCGAATGAAGAATCCCTTTTACAGGGCGGGGTAAGGATATAATACATATACGCCCGCTGCTGATATTTTACCCATAGAGGCAAGCCTATCATTTGATTTATTTCTTTATTGCTGAAAACCGGTATTTACGCTTTGGCCAAATCTTCTACAAACAAGTTGCTGAACAATGGATTTGACCGGTTAATGAATTTAATTTCCAGTGCTTTTTCGCTCGTGACATATAAGATCAGGATCGGCGCAGCTATGCTTAACAATGGGACAGCTTCGTAAAACCTGTAAAGTATTGCTTCCTTATCGCAATTGATCCCTGCCTTCTGGCGGGCTGCTTTGACAAAATCCTCTGCTATGCCATTCAGTAATTCAACATTATGGTTGTTTCGTTTACTGATCGCCTCAAAATCAAATCCCGCCTGCAGTAAATCGTAACCCATATTAAACGTATCTTTCATTTTTCCTTATCATTGCCCGCCTGCTATTTTTAAAGCGGCGGCGTAAATCCCAGGCAGCGTATCCGAACGCATGTCCTTTATGACAAAGGTAATATTCCGATAAGCGAAAAAATGCGGTAAAACATCAGGCGGAATACTGATTTATATCATAGCGTTAATTTACGTTTAAAGCAAAAAATCACCTAATTTTGTAATATGTCAAAACCAAAAGCGGAGTATACTTTCTGGACGAAATACAAAAAATTCGCGGGAAATGAAATTTTGCTGTACGTGGTGATGGTCGTTGGCATCATCCTTGGGATCATCATTGTCAGCTATTTTCAGAAATAACCTAAAGTTGCGTTCGTAAATATCTTAATAAGTTGAAATATCCTGCCGACTATTATTTTACCAAAGAGCATGAATGGGTTCATCTAAACGGGGACACAGCTTTTATCGGGCTAACGGAACTGGCTAAACAGGAGCTCCAGGAAATTCTGAGTATTGAGATCCATAAAATGGGGGAAAACTTGAGTGCCGATCAGGCTTTCGGGCGGATCAGGTCCTGTCGTTATTTAGGTAAATTGGTGATGCCTTTCGCAGGCAAAATCATCGCCGTCAACGAGGCCTATTGCAGTGATCCTAAGTTATTCAATTCCTGCTTTGACGAGGAGCATTGGATCGTCAAAGTAAAGCTGATCGAACCTGTAGACCGGAGCCGGTTACTGGATCAGAACAGCTATAAATCCTATAAAGCCAATAACTACCTGCACCTGGTCAAGTATCTTTTAAACTAATTTATTTTTTGCGGAATAGCAGTATTGTCGATTATCCTGATCAGTTCATCCAGGTCAAAAGGCTTTTGAAGATAACCGTCTGCCCGGGCGTATTGGGCCAGGGCCTCTGTATCGTCGTCCGTAGAAAACACTATAATTGGTTTGCTGGCGGCCCCCATTAAGTTTTTGATCCCGGAAGAAAGGGAAATGCCGTCCCTTTTATGACCGCTCCACTCGTCCAGTAAAATGATGTCCGCCCATTGTAAGGGCAATTCCCGGGGCGATAACCGGGAACAAGTGGTCACCTCATGACCCTCAGCAGTCAGCATGTGGCGGGTAATATTCCTGATATCTTCGTCCTCATCAATTACGAGTACTTTCATGGTATTGCTTTAGCATAAAAAACAATAAACGCATAAAAGCCGGAAAAGGTTTTTTTACAGGTTGTTAAGTACGGCTATGGCAGCCGAAGTCTGAATAGCAGCAGGTTACTCAGGGTATGGGCCTGGTCTTTCGCCTCTTCGGCGGTTTCCCCCTGAAAATGCGTATCGACCGTGGTTTCAAAAATAGAAAGCCATTTATTGTATTGGTCCTGAGTAAGGGCCAGGGGGACGTACCGGGCAAAAGGATTACCGGAATAATGGGGGGCTTTTAATAAAGCGGCCTCCCAGAATGCGCAGACCTTATTGAAATGGTCCACGTCATTAAGCACGATCTTGCCGGTAAATACAGGGCCTGTCAGCGGGTCATTGAGAATGGCCACATGAAAAAGCCGGATCAGGTACCTGATATCAGCCAAATTTCCGATGTCTTTTCTATCCATCTTTATTTTTTTTGTGCAGTCCGCAAATCAGTTTGCCGCCGATTGGTCAAAGCTCCTTTTTGTTCAATGCTAACCGCCAAAATTACAAATACTTGCCGTCAGAATTCCGCTAAAATAAGCGTGAAAAAACTGATTTTTATCATGGAAATATTGTTTCGGACATCAGGGGGAAGTCTGTAAATTTAATTTTTCGCTTCCATTAATGATGCCTGTAAATTTTAACCGGTCATTTAGATCCACGCCTACTATATAAAGCCGTCTACATATGTTCCAAATCCTGATCACCGCTGCCTCTGTATTGTTCGCCCTGCATGTTATCCTGCTGTTGGGATCGTTCTCCCGAAAAAAAGTACTTGCCAAAAGGTATTTTTATTCACATGTTAGCTTATGGCTGGCAGGCATTGCGGTTTTCGCCCTGGCTACAATCTGCCATGGCACGCAGCGATCCGGGTTTTTAGACTTTTTTGATACTACTTTCAGGAGAATCATGATCTTAGGTTTTACGCTTTTCCTCTCCGCTGTAGCCCATGTGATCGTCCGCCTGCTCGTGCTGCCTATCATTCGCAGGCCTTAAACGGATGTGAACACCAGGCTGGCGTTATGTCCGCCAAATCCGAAGGTGTTGCTGAGTACTACCTTTAGTTTTTCCTTTACGGCCTCTTTCAATACAATTTTCAAGTCCGGGGGTATCTGCGGATCGATGGTCACCGTATTGATGGTGGGCGGGACGATCTGGTCGCGCATCGCCAGCAGGCAAATCACCGCCTCAATTGCGCCCGCTGCGCCAAGCAGATGCCCGGTCATAGATTTGGTCGAGCTGATGAACGTTTTCAGATTGGCAGGACCTGCTAAAGATTTGATCGCCCGTATTTCGGAAAGATCCCCGACAGGCGTTGAAGTTCCATGCGCATTCAGGTAGTCCACATCGCCGATGGACACGCCCGCCTCTTTAAGAGCGATCTTCATGGCTTTTGCTGCCCCGGCACCTTCAGGATGCGTAGCGGTAATGTGATAGGCATCCGCCGTCATGGCAGCACCTGTTAGTTCACCATAGATAAAGGCCCCCCTTTTTCGGGCGTGCTCATACTCTTCCAGCACCAGTGCCCCGGCTCCTTCGCCCATGACAAAGCCATCTCTGGAAATATCGAACGGCCGGGAGGCGTGCAGTGGGTCATCATTTTGCAGTGACATGGCCTTCATGGCGCAAAACCCGCCGATGGATGCCTCGGTGACCGGGGCTTCTGATGCGCCGGTAATGATGATTTTAGCTTTGCCGAGCCGGATATAATTAAAGGCATCCATGATCGCGGTATTAGCGGTGGCACAGGCAGAAACGGTCGTATAGTTGATCCCCATCAATCCATGACGAATGGAGATCATGGCGGAGGACATATTGGAGATCAGTTTCGGTACGAAAAAAGGGCTGAACCTTGGTATTTTACCGCCCTCTGCATATTCAGTCACCTGTTGTTCAAATACGCCCATTCCCCCCTGCCCAGAACCCCAGATCACGCCGACATCGAAGGGTGACAGCCTTTCTATATCGAAACCGGAGTCGTTTATGGCCTGGTCGGTAGCGACCAAAGCAAACTGGGTAAAAAGATCGGAGCGCTTCAAGGTATGCTGGTCCAAATGTTCCGCTGGGTTAAAATCGGACAACTGGCAGGCAAAACGCGTCCGGAACAGACCTGGGTTAAAGCGCCGGATCAGGGCGGCGGTACTTTTGCCTCCGACGATATTTTTCCAAAAGGTGTTAAGGTCATTCCCGGACGGGGCAAGTACGCCAAGGCCAGTTACCGCGACGCGATGAAGTCGATTCATATAGTTAATGTTATTATAATAGTGGTAATTAATAAAGCGGAACAAATGAAATTGTAAGGATTTTCAGCACTTTATCTTAAACAAGGAAGATTATAACGTTGGCCTATTATTAAACTTTGTATTCAATATCCATTTTGGAAAAAATATTATGATTTCGCTGATTCCTATTATCATTTTATAGTTCATATAAGAAGTAATAATCTTTAATAAAGATTTATTCCTATTATAACAAAAGTATTGATATAAATCCTCCCTCTATTGGTAAAAGGTCAACCGAAATACTGATATTTATCATAGTTCTCCAGTTTTGTTATTAAAAATTAATTCACGAATACGGGGAATTCAACGTTAACTGATTGCTGAAATTAAAAAATCAGCATGATGGTCTTTTTGACTATGGAATTTTTCAAGCAAAAAAATTTGAGATCAAAAACCAAATTGGCCTGCTATTCTATCGACGTGCGAAAGATTAAATTTTGCGCTGGTTTTAGTCCTTTTTCCAATTCGCTTAGCACGAGAAAAACTGTTTTATGAAAGTGCTATGCCTAAATTGATATGGTCGATCTTTTCTCCTATGGCATTTAATAATTGCTTGTCCAGGTCATCTTCATTTCGCTGCATCCATAGATTTCCGCATTTAAAAAGTACCGCCTCTTCCCCATCCGGGAACCTGACCGTCCAAGCATTCCAATGCTTAAAGGTCTCTGAAATAATTTGCAGTACCTGTTTATATCCGTTTCGTGATATGACTATTTCATAACTCATAGTTTTACGGCTTTTATCAGATGTGAAATACTCGTATGAACGGTGCTTATTTAGCGTAAAGATACGTTAGTTGATTGCCATATAAAAGATTTATCACCATGTCATTATCTTTTATAAGTTTTCACCAACAATTATAAAACGACTTAAACAACTTTTTTTCTAGTTCCACAACTGCTGTGCTGTTTCGACGAGTGTTCTATAGGCGAAAAAGATTATTATTAAAAAAGAAATTGCAGGTGAAGGAAAAACAAACAATAATATAATCAAAAGTAAAATAGATAGATTGGAATGTGGAATTCAAGACTAATGAACACCACTAAGAACTGATATTTTTAATCGTTTTTAATCACTTTATGTTTTATCACAGTTTTATCAGAATGAAAAAAGGCTTTACGAAGATCCGTAAAGCCTTGATTATCAGGTGGAGAATATCGGAGTCGAACCGATGACCTCTTGCATGCCATGCAAGCGCTCTAGCCAGCTGAGCTAATCCCCCAGTAGTAGTATTGGCCCCGTAGGGACGGCAAAAGTAACAAATTTTGTGAAATGACAAATACTTGTGGCAATTTTTATTATCAGGTTGAAAAAGATGTAAAAAAGTAAAGCCCCTGATGGGCAGGGGCCTTTACTAACCAATTATAAACCTAAATTATGAGAAGACTTGTTTGTTATTTTTAATAGTGTAAAAGTAACACTAAGTTTTTAAATGCGAAAATTTAAT includes:
- a CDS encoding group III truncated hemoglobin produces the protein MDRKDIGNLADIRYLIRLFHVAILNDPLTGPVFTGKIVLNDVDHFNKVCAFWEAALLKAPHYSGNPFARYVPLALTQDQYNKWLSIFETTVDTHFQGETAEEAKDQAHTLSNLLLFRLRLP
- a CDS encoding glycine cleavage system protein H, which gives rise to MKYPADYYFTKEHEWVHLNGDTAFIGLTELAKQELQEILSIEIHKMGENLSADQAFGRIRSCRYLGKLVMPFAGKIIAVNEAYCSDPKLFNSCFDEEHWIVKVKLIEPVDRSRLLDQNSYKSYKANNYLHLVKYLLN
- a CDS encoding response regulator — protein: MKVLVIDEDEDIRNITRHMLTAEGHEVTTCSRLSPRELPLQWADIILLDEWSGHKRDGISLSSGIKNLMGAASKPIIVFSTDDDTEALAQYARADGYLQKPFDLDELIRIIDNTAIPQKIN
- the fabF gene encoding beta-ketoacyl-ACP synthase II, translating into MNRLHRVAVTGLGVLAPSGNDLNTFWKNIVGGKSTAALIRRFNPGLFRTRFACQLSDFNPAEHLDQHTLKRSDLFTQFALVATDQAINDSGFDIERLSPFDVGVIWGSGQGGMGVFEQQVTEYAEGGKIPRFSPFFVPKLISNMSSAMISIRHGLMGINYTTVSACATANTAIMDAFNYIRLGKAKIIITGASEAPVTEASIGGFCAMKAMSLQNDDPLHASRPFDISRDGFVMGEGAGALVLEEYEHARKRGAFIYGELTGAAMTADAYHITATHPEGAGAAKAMKIALKEAGVSIGDVDYLNAHGTSTPVGDLSEIRAIKSLAGPANLKTFISSTKSMTGHLLGAAGAIEAVICLLAMRDQIVPPTINTVTIDPQIPPDLKIVLKEAVKEKLKVVLSNTFGFGGHNASLVFTSV